In Paenibacillus ihbetae, the following are encoded in one genomic region:
- a CDS encoding cupin domain-containing protein: MLDPVLTSPNVKLFADSNDTVTYKRDAGNYITQVFGEQMPAIATGFFNVHMTKGIIIQPHWHTNANELVFVISGEVLTSIFNPFTQRLMTYKLKPGQVAMLPKGWFHWILTLSDRAHILTIFDQPTPDIVYGADFLRHIPREILNIAYCINEEEYAEAVAPLKETVILGPPPGCSKRDEQGSALESIQEQAFGQAPFNHFPPPPSFYGYPPPAAFPFYTQQTRPPQYSPIASSAAYPPSYPPPYTPVYPQPYPAPYSASHPQQNAYQPFSAPIRQPPHIPPFSPSSFQPSFTPQFTTQLAGAFAPPLSQPEPLRQLQYLFNPNNISSGTDVGVGPGPEKTKMQSEHSVKEG; encoded by the coding sequence ATGCTGGATCCGGTGCTGACGTCTCCGAATGTGAAGCTGTTTGCCGATTCGAACGACACGGTTACCTATAAACGGGACGCAGGGAATTATATAACGCAAGTATTCGGAGAACAAATGCCTGCAATTGCAACAGGATTCTTCAATGTGCATATGACCAAAGGCATCATCATCCAGCCCCACTGGCATACGAACGCGAATGAATTGGTGTTTGTCATCAGCGGCGAGGTTTTGACTTCCATATTCAATCCATTTACGCAGAGGCTGATGACCTACAAACTGAAGCCGGGACAGGTGGCGATGCTTCCTAAGGGGTGGTTTCACTGGATTTTAACGCTGAGCGACCGGGCCCACATCCTGACGATCTTCGACCAACCGACGCCGGATATCGTGTACGGGGCGGACTTCCTTCGGCATATTCCTAGGGAGATTCTGAATATCGCCTACTGCATCAACGAAGAGGAGTATGCCGAGGCTGTGGCTCCGTTGAAAGAGACGGTCATCCTGGGTCCGCCGCCCGGCTGCAGCAAGCGTGATGAGCAGGGATCGGCGCTGGAATCCATTCAGGAGCAAGCTTTTGGCCAAGCACCGTTTAACCACTTCCCTCCCCCGCCTTCATTTTACGGATATCCGCCGCCTGCTGCCTTCCCGTTCTACACCCAGCAGACCCGGCCGCCGCAGTATAGCCCGATTGCGTCAAGCGCTGCGTATCCGCCATCATATCCGCCGCCGTATACGCCGGTATATCCGCAGCCATATCCGGCTCCATATTCAGCCTCCCATCCGCAGCAGAACGCATACCAGCCGTTCTCCGCGCCGATTCGCCAGCCGCCGCATATCCCACCGTTTTCGCCATCATCGTTCCAACCATCATTCACGCCACAGTTCACCACACAGCTCGCAGGGGCGTTTGCGCCGCCGTTGTCTCAACCAGAGCCGTTACGGCAGCTGCAATATTTGTTTAATCCCAATAATATAAGCAGCGGGACAGATGTGGGAGTTGGTCCTGGCCCCGAAAAAACGAAGATGCAATCGGAACACAGTGTGAAAGAAGGTTAG
- a CDS encoding LysR family transcriptional regulator — protein MELLQLQYFRTVARMEHMTNAAKELRIAQPALSKTIARLEEDLGVPLFDRQNRQIKLNSFGKVFLKSVETALSALEEGRREVTDLAGMERGSIRLATTALNRLSKALGAFRTAYPEVNFRVVQIPPNAMLDMALMLENGEVDLCFIAASLEAANIREMPVLQAEVYLAVPEGHRLEGRECISLQELSGEAFIEYKEGHPFRKMNDEFCESAGIRREVVCEVDEPAALNSLVSAGLGLAFVPGCKGDDKPPYSMLRIESPSCHRIFSIAWLEQRYLSKAALRFRQFLVDYFNELQEPMEQDAI, from the coding sequence ATGGAACTGCTTCAGCTTCAATATTTTCGAACCGTGGCCCGGATGGAGCATATGACCAACGCTGCGAAGGAGCTGCGAATCGCCCAGCCTGCGCTGAGTAAGACGATTGCCCGCCTGGAAGAGGATCTGGGCGTTCCGCTCTTCGACCGGCAGAATCGGCAGATTAAGCTTAATTCGTTCGGTAAAGTTTTTCTGAAAAGCGTGGAAACCGCCTTGTCGGCGCTGGAGGAGGGACGGCGCGAGGTGACGGACCTTGCGGGAATGGAGCGCGGGAGCATTCGCTTGGCGACAACGGCCTTAAACCGGCTTTCGAAGGCGCTGGGCGCGTTCCGTACCGCTTATCCGGAGGTGAACTTTCGAGTCGTCCAAATTCCCCCGAATGCCATGTTGGATATGGCCCTGATGCTGGAGAACGGCGAGGTGGATTTATGCTTTATAGCAGCATCGCTGGAGGCAGCTAATATCCGGGAAATGCCTGTGCTGCAAGCCGAGGTGTATCTGGCTGTACCGGAAGGACACCGGCTGGAAGGACGCGAGTGCATCTCGCTCCAGGAGCTCTCGGGTGAAGCCTTCATCGAGTACAAGGAGGGACATCCGTTCCGTAAAATGAATGATGAGTTTTGCGAGTCGGCGGGGATCCGCCGAGAGGTCGTCTGCGAAGTGGATGAACCGGCAGCCCTGAACAGCCTGGTGTCGGCCGGCCTGGGGCTCGCATTTGTGCCCGGATGCAAAGGGGATGACAAGCCGCCGTATTCCATGCTGCGCATCGAATCTCCCTCCTGTCACCGAATATTCTCCATAGCCTGGCTGGAACAGCGGTATTTGTCCAAGGCCGCGCTACGGTTTCGGCAATTTCTCGTCGATTATTTTAATGAGCTGCAAGAGCCGATGGAGCAAGACGCGATATAA
- a CDS encoding MFS transporter, which produces MHVDPVRPHGDQLIRILAFTMILSSMSATMFNIVLPEMSKDFQLSFAQVSWVSSIYMLIYAIGSVIYGKLADTYKLKNLLTFGLLLFFVGSMVGLASQAYWMVLLGRILQASGAAVIPATAMIIPVRYFPAENRGRALGITATGLAIGSAIGPIVSALMVSVFHWRWLFFIPLVILFTLPLYRKYLGDEQGQGGEIDWLGGGLLAGTVALLLLAVTQGGWIYAAGSLIFFILFMIRIKAAKSPFVQPRLFRNANYTVGLTLGVFIVSIGYALPFLTPQLLADVHRLEPGWIGFIMVPGAVVTAILGRTGGKLADTRGTSYLFYAASSLLIAGFALLSSFAWSSPIGIAIILILGNVGQMFMQISLSKTISLSLPKEQTGVGMGLFSLLNFLSGAIATGIYGKAVDVGATHAWNPLSTDQGAATYSNIYVILAVVQLVILLLYAVQFGRTARRNPELQATGSKG; this is translated from the coding sequence ATGCACGTCGATCCCGTAAGACCCCATGGTGATCAATTGATACGCATTTTGGCGTTTACGATGATTCTCTCATCCATGAGCGCAACGATGTTTAACATCGTCCTGCCTGAAATGAGCAAGGACTTTCAGTTATCCTTTGCGCAGGTCAGCTGGGTGTCTTCGATTTATATGCTCATCTACGCCATCGGCTCCGTCATATACGGCAAGCTTGCCGATACGTATAAATTGAAAAATCTGCTTACGTTCGGCTTACTGCTGTTCTTCGTCGGCTCCATGGTTGGTTTGGCATCGCAGGCTTACTGGATGGTGCTGCTCGGCCGCATTCTGCAAGCCTCCGGCGCTGCGGTCATCCCCGCCACCGCGATGATTATTCCGGTCCGTTACTTTCCGGCGGAGAACCGCGGGCGGGCGCTCGGGATTACGGCTACGGGACTCGCAATCGGCAGTGCCATCGGCCCGATCGTATCGGCGCTCATGGTAAGCGTGTTCCATTGGCGTTGGCTGTTCTTCATCCCGCTGGTCATCTTGTTTACGCTCCCGCTGTACCGAAAATATTTAGGCGATGAGCAGGGGCAGGGCGGCGAGATTGACTGGCTTGGCGGCGGTTTGCTTGCCGGAACAGTTGCCCTGCTGCTGCTGGCCGTTACCCAAGGCGGCTGGATTTATGCTGCAGGCAGCCTCATCTTCTTCATCCTGTTCATGATCCGCATCAAAGCGGCTAAGTCGCCTTTCGTCCAGCCCCGCCTATTCCGCAACGCCAACTACACGGTCGGCTTAACGCTCGGCGTGTTCATTGTGAGCATCGGCTACGCCCTTCCGTTTCTGACGCCTCAGCTGCTCGCCGACGTTCATCGGCTTGAGCCCGGCTGGATCGGGTTCATCATGGTACCCGGCGCCGTCGTTACGGCAATTCTCGGGCGGACCGGGGGCAAGCTGGCAGATACGAGAGGAACCTCTTACCTGTTCTATGCCGCTTCATCGCTGCTGATCGCCGGGTTTGCGCTGCTGTCATCCTTCGCTTGGAGCTCCCCGATTGGGATCGCGATCATTCTGATTCTAGGCAATGTCGGACAGATGTTCATGCAAATCTCCCTGTCGAAGACGATTTCACTGTCCTTGCCGAAAGAGCAGACCGGGGTCGGCATGGGACTGTTCTCCCTGCTGAACTTTCTATCAGGAGCGATTGCCACGGGGATCTACGGGAAAGCGGTGGATGTAGGAGCCACGCACGCCTGGAATCCGCTCAGTACAGACCAAGGCGCTGCTACCTATAGTAATATCTATGTCATTCTGGCGGTTGTGCAGCTCGTCATTCTGCTGCTGTACGCCGTTCAGTTCGGACGGACCGCCCGGCGTAATCCGGAGCTTCAGGCAACCGGATCCAAGGGCTAA
- a CDS encoding ABC transporter ATP-binding protein translates to MLKAFIEPFRHPRPELDLGKGQDGASGRKPKAKAKNMSGTLARIWSYLARRKGKLTLVLLMVMLSSGLSLLGPYLLGVGVDEFLVSLKGPEGAPYDSGWIYFLVGLAAVYILQALTTWLHNVWMIGIAQETVYRMRMELFTHLHRLPIPFYGKRQQGEIMSRLTNDIENVSSTLNSSAIQIFSSVLTLIGTLTVMLWLSPLLTLLTFLVVPLMVLGMRWITRRTGPLFKERQRNLGDLNGYIEETLSGQRVIKAFSQEERVIREFNERNKRIRLSGFWAQSISGFIPKLMNGLNNLSFAIVAGIGGIMAIKGYISIGTIIIFESYARQFTRPLNDLANQWNTLLSAIAGAERVFEVLDEEVEAKDEGAAVTLTRVDGAVAFENVSFSYEKGGDTLEGISFEAKPGEMIALVGPTGAGKTTLIQLLSRFYDPDSGRITLDGRDLSSIRRESLRSQMAFVLQDSFLFQGTIRENIRFGRLDATDEEVEEAAKLANAHSFIMRMKDGYDKMLKPDGSGISQGQKQLLAIARAILANPSMLVLDEATSSIDTVTEIKIQEGLQRLMKGRTSFVIAHRLNTIRSADRILVLKDGRLLEQGSHDELLKQGGFYSELYHSQLKRAAM, encoded by the coding sequence ATGCTCAAGGCATTCATTGAACCGTTCCGCCATCCGAGACCCGAGCTGGATTTAGGGAAGGGGCAGGACGGTGCGTCAGGCCGCAAACCGAAGGCAAAGGCCAAAAACATGTCGGGCACGCTGGCCAGAATATGGTCCTATCTTGCCCGGCGCAAGGGCAAGCTGACTTTGGTGCTGCTGATGGTCATGCTGAGCTCGGGACTGTCCCTCCTAGGTCCTTATCTGCTAGGAGTCGGCGTGGATGAGTTCTTGGTCAGTCTGAAAGGGCCGGAGGGGGCACCCTACGATTCCGGCTGGATTTACTTCCTGGTCGGCTTGGCTGCCGTCTATATTCTGCAGGCCTTGACGACCTGGCTTCATAACGTCTGGATGATCGGAATCGCCCAAGAGACCGTATACCGGATGCGCATGGAATTGTTCACGCATCTGCACCGGCTGCCGATTCCGTTCTACGGCAAACGGCAGCAGGGCGAAATTATGAGCCGTCTGACCAATGATATCGAGAATGTCAGCTCGACGCTGAACAGCTCGGCCATTCAAATCTTCTCGAGCGTACTGACGCTGATCGGAACGCTGACCGTCATGCTGTGGCTCAGTCCGCTGCTGACGCTGCTGACATTCCTGGTCGTTCCGCTCATGGTGCTGGGGATGCGGTGGATCACCCGGCGGACAGGCCCGCTTTTCAAAGAGCGCCAGCGCAATCTCGGCGATCTGAACGGCTATATCGAGGAAACGCTGTCCGGCCAGCGGGTGATCAAGGCGTTCTCCCAGGAAGAGCGGGTGATCCGGGAGTTTAATGAGCGGAACAAGCGGATTCGTTTATCCGGCTTCTGGGCGCAGAGCATTTCCGGCTTCATTCCGAAGCTGATGAACGGATTGAACAACCTCAGCTTTGCGATCGTAGCGGGGATCGGAGGCATTATGGCCATCAAGGGCTATATTTCGATCGGCACGATCATTATCTTCGAAAGCTATGCCAGACAGTTCACAAGGCCGCTGAACGATTTGGCGAACCAGTGGAATACGCTGCTGTCGGCGATTGCAGGCGCAGAACGGGTATTCGAGGTGCTGGACGAGGAGGTCGAGGCGAAGGATGAAGGGGCGGCCGTTACGTTAACACGTGTCGACGGGGCCGTCGCCTTTGAGAATGTCTCGTTCTCTTATGAAAAAGGGGGGGACACGCTGGAAGGCATCAGCTTCGAGGCTAAGCCCGGCGAGATGATCGCGCTTGTCGGCCCGACAGGCGCCGGCAAGACGACCCTGATCCAGCTGCTGTCCCGCTTCTATGACCCGGACAGCGGCCGGATCACGCTGGACGGCAGGGACCTATCCTCCATACGCCGGGAGAGTCTGCGTTCGCAAATGGCCTTCGTGCTCCAGGATTCATTCCTATTCCAGGGAACCATCCGGGAGAATATCCGCTTCGGACGACTGGATGCGACCGACGAAGAGGTCGAAGAGGCGGCCAAGCTGGCGAATGCGCATTCCTTTATTATGCGGATGAAGGACGGCTACGACAAAATGCTTAAGCCGGACGGAAGCGGAATCAGCCAGGGGCAGAAGCAGTTGCTTGCGATTGCGCGTGCGATCTTGGCCAATCCCTCGATGCTGGTGCTGGATGAAGCGACGAGCAGCATCGATACCGTCACGGAGATCAAAATCCAGGAGGGCTTGCAGCGCTTGATGAAGGGGAGAACAAGCTTTGTCATCGCGCACCGTCTTAATACGATCCGCTCGGCAGACCGGATTCTCGTGCTGAAGGACGGGCGCCTGCTGGAGCAGGGCTCCCATGACGAGCTGCTGAAGCAGGGCGGCTTCTACAGCGAGCTGTATCACAGCCAATTGAAGCGAGCGGCAATGTAA
- a CDS encoding ABC transporter ATP-binding protein, whose amino-acid sequence MGMVFSILKKYRVAAIAALVMMLIELTVELIQPLLISKIIDDGIQKGDLPVVWMWGGVLLGSAGIAFIAGIASSFFAAHTSQGLGYDLRDKLYDKVQSFSYSLFNRFATSSLITRLTGDVTQIQETVFMALRFMTRVPLLVTGSIIMALVVNVKLGVLLVLTVPALFIFIAWMMRRAADAFRSVQQKLDAVNGVIQENLTGIRLIRVFVRMGHEIHRFARTSGELMSTTVSTLRLTEITMPFILLVMNAGIMAVLWFGRSDIAAGSASVGEVVAVINYSLRCIGAMSALSWIVVAFSRGRASAQRAQEVLQTEDREADQKNGQRSVQKRIEGGVEFEQVSFSYPGSDIDVLTDISFRARAGERIAIMGATGSGKSSLVQLIPRLYEPDKGTVKVDGMDVGSIWADDLRGSIGYVPQEVLLFSGTVRENIAWGREGATLEEIQEAARRAQIHDTIERLPSGYDTMLGQRGVNLSGGQKQRLSIARALVRKPAILILDDSTSALDVRTEAALLDALKDLSCTTFIITQKISSTTSADLILLLDDGRLIGKGNHEALMESSPLYRRIYESQYGEEAGKYAQGIH is encoded by the coding sequence ATGGGTATGGTCTTCTCGATTTTGAAAAAATACCGCGTTGCCGCGATTGCCGCACTCGTCATGATGCTGATCGAGCTAACCGTCGAGCTGATCCAGCCGCTGCTCATCTCCAAAATTATCGACGACGGCATTCAGAAAGGGGATCTCCCGGTCGTATGGATGTGGGGAGGCGTTCTGCTGGGCAGTGCTGGCATCGCTTTCATTGCCGGCATAGCGAGCTCCTTCTTTGCCGCGCATACGAGCCAGGGGCTGGGCTATGATCTTCGGGACAAGCTGTATGACAAAGTTCAATCCTTCTCCTATTCGTTGTTTAACCGGTTCGCCACCTCCTCGCTCATAACAAGGCTGACGGGAGATGTGACTCAAATCCAGGAAACGGTGTTCATGGCTCTGCGATTCATGACCCGCGTGCCGCTTCTGGTGACGGGAAGCATCATCATGGCGCTGGTCGTCAATGTAAAGCTGGGCGTGCTGCTGGTGCTGACCGTCCCGGCATTGTTCATCTTTATCGCCTGGATGATGAGACGGGCAGCCGATGCGTTCCGCAGCGTGCAGCAGAAGCTGGACGCCGTCAACGGCGTCATCCAGGAGAATCTGACCGGCATCCGCCTGATTCGCGTGTTTGTTCGCATGGGGCACGAGATTCATCGCTTTGCCCGGACGTCGGGCGAGCTGATGAGCACCACCGTGTCGACGCTGCGGCTTACGGAGATCACGATGCCCTTCATCCTGCTCGTGATGAACGCCGGAATTATGGCCGTGCTGTGGTTCGGACGCAGCGATATCGCGGCCGGGAGCGCCAGCGTCGGCGAAGTGGTTGCCGTCATCAACTACTCTCTTCGCTGCATCGGAGCGATGTCGGCGCTGTCTTGGATCGTGGTCGCGTTCTCCCGCGGACGCGCCTCCGCGCAGCGGGCGCAGGAGGTTCTGCAGACGGAAGACCGGGAAGCCGATCAGAAGAACGGCCAACGATCCGTACAGAAGCGGATCGAAGGGGGCGTAGAGTTTGAGCAAGTCAGCTTCAGCTATCCCGGGAGCGACATCGATGTGTTGACGGATATTTCATTCCGGGCCCGGGCAGGTGAGCGCATTGCGATTATGGGGGCGACCGGCTCCGGTAAATCATCTCTCGTTCAGCTCATTCCGAGGCTGTATGAGCCGGATAAGGGCACGGTTAAGGTGGACGGCATGGATGTCGGCTCGATCTGGGCCGATGATCTTCGCGGCAGCATCGGTTATGTTCCGCAGGAGGTCCTGCTGTTCTCAGGTACGGTGCGGGAGAATATTGCCTGGGGCCGTGAAGGCGCCACGCTGGAGGAGATTCAGGAGGCGGCCCGGCGCGCGCAAATTCACGATACGATCGAACGGCTGCCGAGCGGATATGACACGATGCTCGGTCAGCGCGGGGTCAATCTGTCGGGCGGCCAGAAACAGCGGCTGTCGATTGCCAGGGCGCTTGTCCGCAAGCCGGCAATTCTCATCCTGGACGATAGCACGAGCGCGCTGGATGTGCGTACCGAAGCGGCGCTGCTGGATGCGCTGAAGGATCTATCCTGCACGACGTTTATCATTACGCAGAAGATCAGCTCCACGACTTCGGCCGATCTCATTCTGCTGCTCGACGATGGGCGTCTCATCGGAAAAGGGAACCACGAAGCCCTGATGGAAAGCTCTCCGCTGTATCGCCGCATCTATGAATCCCAATATGGAGAGGAGGCCGGGAAGTATGCTCAAGGCATTCATTGA
- a CDS encoding C45 family autoproteolytic acyltransferase/hydolase, whose amino-acid sequence MSEYHVRILQLREDARANGYSLGRSLQGHSIVQAFEAMTKPEIDTDRMRGIYRTFAPVLLEELEGLAEGLDLPFGRAAALFSGYDVPKMAAMGCSALMTRGFYARNYDFAPEFYDGLFTLSQTGQSYATAGYNLQGIGRHDGVNEKGLAAGLHFVSFEGYRTGVSPWISVRMVLESCATVEEAADMLRSIPHAACYNFSIGDAHGSMAVAEASPDQVLIRTGEEAMACVNHYERLTGHNRPSIEHSLHRKRYIESLDSERLTAAEGFDIFKSRQSPLFFTDYDQLFGTLHTFAYSYEDGVVLTSLAQGRPLEFSFREWVQGKDIEARELTGHIDGQEA is encoded by the coding sequence ATGTCGGAGTATCATGTCCGCATCTTGCAGCTTCGGGAGGATGCCCGTGCCAACGGATACAGCTTGGGCCGCAGTTTGCAAGGACATTCGATTGTGCAAGCGTTCGAAGCGATGACCAAGCCGGAGATTGATACAGACCGGATGCGCGGCATTTACCGCACGTTTGCTCCGGTGCTGCTGGAAGAGCTTGAGGGGCTGGCGGAGGGTCTGGACCTTCCGTTCGGCAGGGCAGCCGCGTTATTCAGCGGATACGATGTGCCGAAGATGGCGGCGATGGGCTGCTCTGCCCTGATGACCCGCGGGTTTTACGCCAGAAATTATGATTTTGCCCCTGAGTTCTATGACGGACTGTTTACGCTGTCCCAGACAGGGCAAAGCTATGCGACGGCCGGCTACAATTTGCAAGGAATCGGCAGGCATGACGGCGTCAATGAGAAGGGACTGGCCGCCGGTTTGCATTTCGTCAGCTTCGAAGGATACCGGACAGGCGTTTCCCCCTGGATTAGCGTGCGGATGGTGCTGGAGTCCTGCGCCACCGTGGAGGAGGCCGCCGACATGCTGCGGAGCATTCCGCATGCAGCATGCTACAACTTTTCGATCGGCGATGCGCACGGCAGCATGGCGGTTGCTGAAGCAAGCCCTGATCAGGTGCTCATTCGCACCGGGGAGGAAGCGATGGCTTGCGTGAACCATTATGAGAGGCTTACGGGGCATAACCGTCCATCCATTGAGCATTCCCTTCACCGGAAACGCTATATCGAAAGCCTGGATTCCGAGCGATTAACTGCCGCAGAAGGCTTCGACATTTTTAAGAGCCGGCAATCCCCGCTATTCTTCACGGATTACGACCAGCTCTTCGGAACGCTTCACACCTTCGCGTATTCGTATGAGGACGGCGTCGTATTAACTTCCCTGGCGCAAGGCCGTCCGCTCGAGTTTTCCTTCCGGGAATGGGTTCAGGGTAAAGATATCGAGGCTCGGGAGCTGACGGGGCATATCGACGGTCAAGAGGCATAA
- a CDS encoding alpha/beta hydrolase family protein: MRTLETALWITNLAIVIGCVMLSRKRRRPVSFCTSATALTAALSIAQIFAEGYRWQMLPVYAASLAAGGMALYHAGTSRKKARKAASDMSGNPRPRLRGFKRLMIALVLCLYVILSAALPSLLPVFTFAEPQGPYKVGTTTMMLEDERREEAATEDRTDRRRLMIQIWYPAEAGTGSGRAPYIEHLPTVLEGLRQSISMPPFLLSQLKYVQPHAMQDAEISRDQERYPVLLFSHGLSGFRNQNTFQVTELASRGYIVVGIDHAYDAAAVVFPDRTAMLKLGNLSGFDAYEDKSRLWVEDAKFVLDELERMSGPAASGFLSGRLDLGKIGMFGHSFGGATAAQMLLADSRVKAALNMDGTLYGQPVPEDGFGKPYMQMNAELSIDRAVFEQSLDRAMASSGRSREDYEQFWAESVERRSRAESGEAHTIVFAHANHMSFTDFYLFSPLLPPKGAEPRQMHSSINALSAAFFDHYVKGDPGASVEKAAHSLPGLIQP, from the coding sequence ATGCGTACACTCGAAACGGCACTATGGATCACCAATCTAGCGATCGTCATCGGATGCGTCATGCTATCGCGAAAACGCCGCCGCCCGGTCAGCTTCTGCACATCAGCCACGGCCTTGACCGCAGCATTAAGCATCGCGCAAATATTCGCGGAAGGATACCGCTGGCAGATGCTTCCGGTGTATGCCGCCAGCCTGGCAGCAGGGGGAATGGCGCTGTATCATGCCGGGACTTCGCGCAAGAAGGCAAGGAAAGCCGCCTCGGACATGAGCGGTAATCCGCGCCCGCGGCTTCGAGGATTCAAGCGTTTGATGATCGCTTTGGTATTATGCTTGTACGTCATTCTGTCGGCAGCCCTTCCGTCGCTTCTGCCGGTATTTACGTTTGCCGAGCCGCAAGGACCGTACAAGGTCGGAACAACGACAATGATGCTCGAGGATGAACGAAGGGAAGAGGCGGCTACGGAGGATCGGACGGATCGGCGCAGGCTTATGATCCAAATCTGGTATCCTGCCGAGGCCGGGACAGGCAGCGGCAGGGCGCCATACATCGAGCATCTGCCGACCGTTCTGGAAGGCCTGCGCCAGTCGATTTCAATGCCTCCGTTCCTGCTGAGCCAGCTAAAGTATGTGCAGCCTCATGCCATGCAGGATGCGGAAATATCCCGGGACCAGGAGCGATACCCCGTGCTTCTCTTCTCTCACGGACTTTCCGGCTTTCGGAATCAGAATACGTTTCAGGTAACGGAGCTCGCCAGCCGGGGATATATCGTGGTTGGCATCGACCATGCCTATGACGCCGCCGCCGTCGTCTTCCCGGACCGCACCGCCATGCTCAAGCTGGGCAATTTGTCGGGCTTCGATGCCTACGAGGACAAAAGCAGGCTTTGGGTCGAGGATGCGAAATTTGTCCTGGACGAGCTGGAGCGGATGAGCGGGCCTGCCGCTTCAGGGTTCTTGTCCGGGCGGCTCGACTTGGGTAAGATCGGCATGTTCGGCCACTCGTTCGGCGGGGCGACCGCGGCGCAAATGCTGCTGGCGGACAGCCGGGTGAAGGCTGCACTGAATATGGACGGAACCCTTTACGGACAGCCGGTGCCGGAGGACGGCTTTGGCAAGCCGTATATGCAGATGAATGCTGAGCTAAGCATCGACCGTGCCGTATTTGAACAATCGCTTGACCGGGCGATGGCGTCCTCCGGTCGCAGCCGGGAGGATTACGAGCAGTTCTGGGCCGAGTCGGTCGAACGCCGAAGCCGCGCGGAGTCGGGCGAAGCGCATACGATCGTGTTTGCCCATGCGAATCATATGAGCTTTACCGATTTTTACCTCTTCTCTCCGCTGCTTCCGCCCAAGGGGGCGGAGCCAAGGCAGATGCACAGCTCGATCAACGCGCTGTCCGCGGCTTTTTTCGATCATTATGTGAAAGGCGATCCCGGCGCCTCGGTCGAAAAGGCTGCTCACAGCTTGCCGGGACTGATCCAGCCATGA
- a CDS encoding response regulator transcription factor produces MEPYAKPSEERTILIADDEADITELLRLFLEREHYRVLEASSGREAWNLLQQERIDLAVIDIMMPELDGYQLIARIREKLRLPVIILSARSGDVDKVTGLGLGADDFISKPFSPIEVVARIKAQLRRFYDFKGAEPLRAAEPLRTVNGPLVLDHEACVLYKRGLTITLGPLEYKLLKLLMEAPGRIFTKRQIYESVWNEPYLEDSNTVMVQISRLRDKLEDDPREPQFLITVKGLGYKLSAEDAL; encoded by the coding sequence GTGGAACCTTATGCGAAACCAAGCGAAGAACGTACAATCTTAATCGCCGACGATGAAGCGGACATCACCGAGCTGCTGCGGCTGTTCCTTGAGCGCGAGCACTATCGCGTGCTGGAAGCGTCCAGCGGCCGGGAAGCGTGGAACCTGCTGCAGCAGGAGCGGATCGACCTCGCGGTGATCGACATCATGATGCCGGAGCTGGACGGCTATCAGTTGATCGCGCGCATCCGCGAGAAGCTCAGGCTGCCCGTCATTATTTTGTCGGCCAGGAGCGGAGACGTTGATAAAGTTACCGGGCTCGGGCTTGGGGCGGACGATTTCATCTCCAAGCCGTTCAGCCCGATCGAAGTCGTGGCCAGAATCAAGGCGCAGCTAAGGCGGTTTTACGATTTTAAGGGGGCGGAGCCGCTTCGGGCGGCGGAACCGCTTCGGACCGTGAACGGACCGCTGGTTCTGGACCATGAAGCCTGCGTGTTGTACAAACGGGGCTTGACGATTACGCTCGGACCGCTGGAGTACAAGCTGCTCAAGCTGCTGATGGAAGCGCCGGGCCGGATATTCACGAAGCGTCAAATATATGAGAGCGTATGGAACGAGCCGTATCTGGAAGACAGCAATACGGTCATGGTCCAGATCAGCAGGCTGAGGGATAAGCTGGAGGACGATCCGCGGGAGCCGCAGTTTCTGATCACGGTTAAGGGGCTCGGCTATAAGCTGAGCGCAGAGGATGCCCTATGA